The sequence AAAATAGGCGTTTCGATTTGCTTCTGTCTCAACGCTTTACAAACTTCAGTGCCTTCCATGCCTGGTAGCATTAAATCTAAAATAATTAAATCAAATTCACCGCTTACCGCTTTTTCCAATCCTTCTGCTCCATCATAAGCGATATCTGTTTTAAATCCTGATTTTTCAATATTATATTGTAATAAGGTTACAATAGATTGTTCATCATCAACGATTAATACTTTCTCTTCCATCCAAGCACCCCATCTTTTTTTATCTATACTATTTTATCATACATGGACGAGTATCTATTGTGAATAGCTTTTCGCCACAAAACAGCAATTCTTATGTAAAAATTTGTTTACAATAATTTAAAGTATTTTAACATTGTGCTGATCAAGTGAGACTTCAATCAGCGGGGATTTGACCCCACTGATTGCTAGCGAAACGTATTAAGAAGTTATCGTCCGTTTATCCCTCACTTAGCTTCTTAAATTATCTCTAGAATCTTGAAGTAGCGGTATTAAGGACGGATAGCGCCGTGATAAAACCTAGTAAACCTATATATAACTTCCTATAATATGGATTATGTAAACAAAGTCTTTTTGGCAAAATAGTCATTTTGATATAATTTATCTGCTTAGCAAAGCTCCGGAAATAGGCTCCGCGTCCTGTGGGCACGGCTTCAGCTAGGCTACAACTTGAACAGCATCTCTGCTGCCTTGTGCCGAGGAAGCCCACTTCGAAGCGATACTTGCAGACACAGGTACAAATGAAGTGGATCTTCAGCTCGCGCTGATTCCACGGGAGTCTCCGCCTATTTCCTACGCTTGAGGGAAGTGTTACAACGTATGGAACAGTTAAAAGCAGTGGTTCTAAGCATTATGTAATTCATTCCATTCCTTTTATGTTTACATTGATCAATATGCTACCTCTTACAAAAGTTGTACAGTCCCTATTCTAGCGTAGGCCAACCACGGAGACTCCCGCGGGATTGTGCAGGTGCTGGAGATCCACTTTGTGAAGCGTTATTCTTCACAAAGTTAGCTCCAGCCGTGCCCCGCAGGACGCGGAGTGGTTGGACGGAGCGGTATCATACCACACATAATTTTTCAAAATGACCACTAAGCTGCTAGTTTACATAATCCATAGTATAGGAACTCAGCATGTGGTTACTGTTGTGACTGCACTTACTTTCTGACAAAAAAAGCACCAGGAATCAATCCTGGTGCTTTTTTGACCATCATTTATGCGCACGGCATAATTTTTAGTCCATATTTTTGATTAGTTCGTTAGCGAACTCGGAAGCTTTTACTTCTGTTGCGCCATCCATTAAACGAGCAAAGTCGTAAGTTACAACTTTAGAACCAATTGTTCGATCCATTGATTTTAGGATTAATTCTCCTGCTTCTCTCCAGCCAAGGTGTTCAAGCATAAGTACACCTGAAAGGATGACAGAAGATGGGTTTACTTTATCAAGACCAGCGTATTTTGGAGCTGTACCGTGAGTTGCTTCAAAGATCGCATGACCTGATTCATAGTTAATGTTCGCACCTGGTGCAATACCGATACCTCCAACTTGTGCAGCTAGTGCATCTGATACATAGTCACCATTTAGGTTCATCGTAGCTACTACATCAAATTCTTTCGGACGTGTAAGAATTTGTTGTAAGAAAATGTCTGCAATCGCATCTTTTACAATAATGCGGCCAGCAGCTTCTGCATCTGCTTGTGCTTTATCTGCAGCATCGCGACCTTTTTCTTCCACGATTTGGTCATATTCAGCCCAAGTGAATACTTTATCGCCATATTCTCTTTCTGCTAATTCATAACCCCAGTTCTTGAAAGAACCTTCAGTAAATTTCATAATGTTACCTTTGTGTACTAATGTAACACTTTTGCGACCTTCATTAATCGCATATTCAATTGCAGCGCGAACTAAACGTTCTGTTCCTTCTTTAGAAACTGGTTTTACACCTAGACCAGATGTTTCTGGGAAACGGATATTTTTTACTCCCATTTCATTTTGAAGGAAGTCAATTACTTTCTTCACTTCATCTGATCCTTCTTGCCATTCGATACCTGCATAGATATCTTCAGTGTTCTCACGGAAGATAACCATATCAGTATCTTCTGGACGTTTAACAGGAGAAGGCACACCTTCAAACCAGCGTACAGGACGTAAACATGTGAAAAGATCAAGTTTTTGACGTAATGCTACGTTTAAAGAACGGATACCGCCACCGATTGGAGTAGTAAGAGGTCCTTTAATCGCAATTTTATATTCTCGAATAACATCTAATGTTTCTTCCGGAAGCCATTCACCAGTTTGATTATAGGCTTTTTCCCCAGCAAGTACCTCTTTCCATTCGATACCTTTTTCGCCGTTATATGCTTTCTCAACTGCAGCTTCTAGTACACGGCTGGCAGCTGCCCAGATATCAGCACCTGTTCCATCACCTTCAATGAAAGGGATAATTGGTTTGTTAGGTGTTTGTACGACACCGTTTTCTACTGTAATTTTTTCACCCATAATTGTAACTCCTCCTAGTTTCCATAATATTTATATCATTTTCATAATGAAAATGGTTAACGTTCGTTTATATCTGCATACACTTGCTTGGTTGGACCTACATACTCTGCACGAGGACGAATCAGGCGGTTGTTTTCATATTGTTCTAGAATATGAGCAATCCATCCAGAGAATCGACTCATCGCAAAGATAGGTGTGTACAGATCATGTTTGATCCCTAAACTATGGTACACGGAAGCAGAATAGAAATCAACATTTGCTGGCAACCCTTTTTCTGATTTGATGAATTCTTCAATTTTTTCAGACATTTCGTACCATTTTTCCATGCCATGTTTCTTTGTCAGCTCTTTAGACATTTTCTTTAAGTGTTTGGCACGTGGATCACCCGTTTTGTATACTCGGTGTCCCATCCCCATGATTTTTTCTTTGTTTGCCATCTTCTCTTTCACATAAGGAATCGCATTTTCTACCTCACCAATTTCAAGCAACATCGACATAACGCGTTCATTCGCACCACCATGCAACGGTCCTTTCAAAGCGCTGATCGCTGCAGTAATACCTGAATACATATCTGACAAAGTAGCCACACATACACGCGATGTAAATGTAGAGGCATTTAATTCATGATCAGCATGCAATACTAATGCCTTGTTGATCGCTTCCACCTCTAAATCACTTGGCTCTTCACCATTCAACATGAAAAGGAAATTCGCTGCATAGCTTAGTCCTTGTTTCGGCTGGATTAATTCTTTTCCATCACGAATTCGTGAAAATGCTGTCACAACTGCTGCTACTTTTGCCTGCAATCGAACCGCTTTACGCTTATTTGCTTCATCTGTCATCTCATCCGCTTCCGGATCATACAATCCTAATAATGAGACTGCTGTCCGAAGTGCTGCCATCGGGTGAACATTATGTATATCGTATGACTTAAAATGTTCTACTAAACCATCTGGTAATGTCATGTTTTCGAATAGAGCTTTTTCCAGCTCTGCTAATTCTTGTTTATTTGGCAGGCGTTTATTCCATAATAAAAAGACAACCTCTTCGAAGCTGGCATTCTCTGCCAAATCATCAATCGTATAGCCAGCATAAGTCAGCTGGTCATCAATGATAGAACTAACCTTTGACTCTGTTGCAACTACCCCTTCAAGTCCTTTCGTTGTTGACATAACATCCCTCTCCTTTTCTAATCCTTATTCCTTTTCCTATCGTCCAAAGCGCGATAAAAAAATGTTGCTTTTGAACATCCCCATGCCTATTATAAACAAACAAAAAAAGATAGTAAATGAAAACGATTAAAATTTATCATATATTCTGTTTTTTTTGCATAGCTTGTATTACCTTTATTACTTAGTCACGGCGCTAACCGTCCGTAGTACCCCCCACTCCCATATTCGAGAGATAAACAAGGAGCTAAGTGGGTGATAAACGCATCCTGATAAGTTTTGCTGGCAATCAGCAGGGATCAAAACCCATACTGATTGCAGTCTCACTTTATAAAAGGTAATGATTCAAGCATTTTTATAATCATGTAGGCAATGCCGGCACCGATTAGAGGACCTACCGCGACTCCTTGAAATGCGACAACAGCAATGATCGTCCCTAACACCAAAGCAGTCGTCACTTCAGGATCGTTGGCCAGGAGTGTCAGACCGTTTTTTGCCACTACTGCAACAAACATACCTGCAATTAAGGCAACCCAGGCGTGATAGGATTTTACACTTTGTAATAAATCTTTAAAACCTATTTCACCTGTCGCAACTGGAATTAAAACCGCTACGGTAATGACGATAACTCCCCATCCGATTCCCTTGTCTTGTATGTATGGGAAAAATTTATCGTCAAGCTTTAATAATTTCATCCCGAACAAGATGTACACGGCTACCATAATTGCCTGATTCTTCGCAACATAACCAAGCAGAAATAATACCAATAAAAAAATTGTTGAACTATTGAACATATGATGTGCCTCCACTGCTTTTAACCAGAGTATATTTTATCACAAAGTTGATGGAATTTAAAAAAATAACCTTTGCTTAAAGGAGCTTTGTTCATGATAACCAAGGATATAGCTGTTAGATTGTTATATTTGCTCATTTCACTCTTTTTTATAGTATTTTCCGTTTATTTAATTATAAATTATGTATTTCCGTTTTTTTTAGGATGTCTGTTTGCCTTGATCCTGTATCCGCTCGTTAAAGCCTTGCGGAACAGATTGAACATCCCACATGTAATCAGTTGTCTATTGGCCATTATATTTGCTATTTGTTTACTGTTGTTTGTCTTTGTTTTTATTGGAATGGAATTATTGCAGGGGGTTATGTATTTAGCAAAATGGATTCCACAAAATATTCAGTTTTTGATCGATGCGTTTGTTTATCAGTTTAACCTTTGGATACAGCCACATGTTGAGAGACTGCATCAGTTTATCCATAGCCTTCCCAATCAACAGCATACTATTATTGAGGATAAAGTGAATGAAATAAGTCAGAATACTGCTGATCAACTGACAGCATTTCTCGAAATGCTGTTAAATTGGACAGGTAACCAATTAGCAAGTCTGCCCGGATCATTAACGATCTTGATCTTCTCGTTTCTTTGTACATTTTTCATCTGTAAAGACTGGATGCGATTTAGTCATTTTCTTGCTGATACGATTCCACAAAGTCTTGTTGATTTATCCATTACGATCTCTCAGCATGTAAAAGAAAAAGTTATGAAATATGTAAAAGCACAGTTAATCCTGATTGCTATGACATTTGTTATCATCCTCCTGGGCTTATTGATTTTCCGTGTTCAACACGCATTAACGATAGCCTTTATCCTGGCTATCGTTGATTTGCTGCCTGTAATTGGTACAGGACTTATATTTGTCCCTTGGAGTCTGTATTTATTCATGACTGGACAAACAGTGCTTGCCATCTGTCTGTTCAGCCTCTATCTCATCGTCTTATTACAGAGACAGCTTGCAGAACCCAAGCTGGTGGCTAATGCATTAGGCGTACACCCTATCCTCACTATACTGGCCATTTATTTAGGGTTTCAGCTTTTTGGTGTTAAAGGTATCTGGATTGGACCAGCTATTCTGTTTATCGGGAAAGCTTGCAGTGAAGCTAAATTATTCTCTCTGATCTGGAATTATATAAAATACAATCATCTTAGCGTCGATAAACCGTAAATTTCCCGCTTTCGATCCACTTGCGGACAAGTTGCTGCAACATTCGTTTAAACGGCTTTCTCGTCACCGGAACTAATAATAAGAAGCCAATCGCATCTGTAATAAAACCAGGTGTAAGCAGGACAACACCACCGATTAAAATACAGATACCGTCAAAAATGGTTTCCTGCGGCGGGTAGCCCATTCGCATTGATTCTTGAGCTTTTCGAATCGTTTCCATCCCTTGCTGTTTCGCCAACCATGCCCCTAACACACCTGTAAAAATAATGAAAAGGATTAACCACCAAGGACCGATATAACCACCAGCCCAAACAAAAATCCCAATTTCTAAAGCGGGTACAACTAATATAAATAGGAGTAACCATCGAAACATCTGCATCATCCTTTATTGCATAATTGTTCAGTGAGCATTATTATCCTACCTTATATGTGAAAAAAAGAGAAGAAGACAAGCTTCTTCTCTTTCCCTACTTACAGGACACTAGCATGTCCAGCATAAATGTCACCTTTGTGTGCATCAATTGTAATATCCTGACCATCATTAATAACATCTAATGCATTTTCAACACCGACGATAACAGGAATGCCAAGACTTAACCCTACTACTGCTGCGTGGGAAGTAAGACCACCTTCTTGCGTGATAATTCCTCCAGCTTTTTCAATAGAAGGCATCATATCTTTATCTGTACCATACGTGACAATTATATCGTCTTGTTGTACTTTCAAGCTTGCCTCATCAGCATCTTTACAAGTTACAGCACGTCCGTAAACACTGCCTTTACCAACGCCCTGACCTTTCGCCAATACATCACCAATAATATGGACCTTCATTAAATTAGTTGTACCACTTTCTCCAACCGGTACACCAGCTGTAATAATGACACGATCACCACGGTTAAAGTGATTAGTCTTTAAACCTTGTTCAATGGCTTCTTCAAGCACGTCATCTGTTGTATGAAGCAGTGTACCCACAATGGATTCCACACCCCAAACAAGTGCCAATCGTCGACTGATTTGCTCATCAAATGTAACAGCAATGATTGGTGCTTCTGGACGATATTTAGAAATCATTCGTGCAGTAAAACCACTTACAGTTGGTGTCAAGATGGCATCAACACTTAGGTTCATTGCAGAGTGATTGACCGATTGGCTGATCGCATCGGTAATTGTCATATCTGATGACTTCGTGCGTAAATCTAGCATTGCTTTATGATCGATCGCAGTTTCAGCTTTCTTCGCAATATTGCTCATTGTCTGAACAGCTTCCACTGGATAATCACCTGCTGCCGTTTCACCGGATAACATAATAGCATCTGTACCATCAAGAATTGCATTGGCAACGTCTGATGCTTCCGCACGTGTCGGTCTTGGATTGCGTTGCATGGAATCCAACATTTGCGTTGCTGTAATAACTGGTTTTCCAGCATTATTACATTTAAAAATCATTTCTTTTTGTACAAGAGGTACATCTTCTGGTGGGATTTCAACACCTAAGTCACCACGAGCAACCATTAATCCGTCGCTTACTTGCAGAATTGCGTCTAAATTATCGACACCTTCCTGGTTCTCAATTTTAGGAACAATCTGGATCTGTGTCGCATTATGCTCTTCTAACAATCCTCTGATTTCCAATACGTCTGATGCACGACGAACAAACGATGCTGCAATAAAATCAACACCTTGCTCAATACCAAATTTAATGTCTGCTGCATCCTTATCCGTAATTCCTGGTAGATTCACACTTACATTCGGTACGTTTACACCTTTTTTGTTCTTCAACAAACCAGAGTTTAAGGCAACGGTTTTCAGTTCGTTTGATTCTTTTAAAACCTCTGTTACTTCTAACGCTATTAGCCCATCATCCAATAATATTTTTGAACCAACATGAACATCATTAATTAATTGAGGGTATGTGACAGAAATACGTTCCTCGTCCCCTTCAATTTCGTCCATTGATACGTAAACAGTGTTCCCCTTCACAATGTCTGCCTGACCTGTTTTCAATACACCTGTACGAATTTCCGGCCCTTTCGTATCCAATAGAATTGCAACTGTTTTGCCTAATTTTTTTGCCGCTTGTCGAATATTTTTGATTCTTGCCCCATGCTCATCAAAATCCCCATGCGAGAAGTTCAGCCTAGCTACATTCATACCTGCTTTAATTAGTTCTTCCAATTTTTCTGGTGCTTCTGATGCCGGACCGATCGTACAAACGATTTTTGTTCTTCTCATTTTGCTTCCTCCCTATGTGTACTGTTCCCTGTTTCAAAAATTAGTTAGATAGTTGTTTATATAGATAACTGATTTGCTAGAGTATACATGTTCATATTAATTGCGTGTTTCTTGCTTAATACGTCCGCAATATCATGATCAACCACCACATTGTTCTGAATACCTACCATGCGGCCGCCGGTACCTTCCATTAATAAGTCAACTGCCTTAGAGCCTAAACGGCTTGCCAGCACTCGATCATAACCGGATGGTGAACCGCCACGCTGAATATGCCCTAATACGGTGACACGTGTATCCATATTTGTTTCTTTTTCGATTTGTTTACCGTATTCCACACCGCTTCCGACACCTTCAGCCAGAATGATAATACTGTGTTTTTTGCCACGTTCCTGTCCACGTTGTAATTTACTGACAACACTTTCGAAGCTTTCTTCCTGTTCCGGAATGATTACAGTCTCCGCACCATTGGCAAGTCCTGCCCAAAGCGCTAAATCACCTGCATCTCTTCCCATTACTTCAATTACGTATGTACGTTCATGTGACGTAGCAGTATCACGAATCTTATCGACTGCATTTACGATTGTATTTAGTGCTGTATCAAATCCAATAGTGTAATCTGTTCCCGGAATATCATTATCAATTGTTCCCGGTACACCGATACATGGAAATCCTTTTTGCGTTAATTTTTCGGCACCACGAAATGACCCATCTCCACCAATGACAATGAGTCCTTCAATACCAATTTTTCGCATTTGCTCAATTGCTTTTTGTTGACCGGCATCTGTCTTAAATTCTTCTGAGCGGGCAGAATATAAAATCGTACCACCACGTTGGATAATATCCCCTACAGAGCCTAATTCCATTTTTTTAATATTGCCTTGCATCAGGCCTTCATATCCATTATAAACGCCATATACTTCTAATTCATGATATATTGCTTTACGCACAACTGCACGTACAGCGGCATTCATACCGGGTGCATCGCCACCACTTGTTAATACACCGATTTTTTTCAAATAAATCACCTCTTTAACAAAATAAATTGTCCTACTACATTTTTCCCCAATAATCTCTTTTTTAAAACGCTAGGAATATCCACATAAGATTATACATGAATTCGTTCAAATTCACATCCCTAAACAATATAATTTTAGCGTATTTCGACACGCAATTAAAGTATTTCCTTTGAATTTGAACAAATTCAAAATGAATACACCAGATTATGGAATGGTTTTTACAGAAAAGTGAAATGATGGCTGCCTCAAAGGCCATTCAGTAACAAGAATGAGATTATATTAGCCACACCCTTCTTACTTACAGAAAATAACAACCCCCTCTTCTGACGAATGAGGGGATTGCTGTTATACTTCTAGTAAAGATCGGACTTTTCCGATTTTATTATATTTTTCCCAGCGCTTATCTAGTAAAGTTGTTTCATTTTCTGCTTCTAATTCCTGAAGAGAGTCATCAATGACTTTGCTGATGGATAATGCTTGTGTTACAACATCACGGTGTGCACCACCTAATGGTTCTTTAATAACATCATCTACTACTCCTAATTCTTTCAAATCTTTCGCAGTAATCTTCATTGTTTTCGCAGCTCGTTCAGCTTGTCCGGAATCTTTCCATAACAATGCAGCAGCTCCTTCGGGTGAGATTACCGAATACGTCGAATTCTCAAGCATATGAATGCGATCAGCAACACCTATGCCTAATGCACCACCGCTTCCCCCTTCTCCGATAACAACAGAGATAACAGGAACAGTCAGTCCGGCCATTTCCATCAGGTTTCGAGCGATTGCTTCACTCTGACCACGCTCTTCTGCTGCTTTACCTGGATAGGCGCCTTTGGTATCGATAAACGTAATGATTGGCCGATTAAATTTCTCCGCTTGCTTCATATGGCGTAACGCTTTACGATAGCCTTCCGGGTGAGGCATACCAAAATTGTGCTTTAAATTTTCTTTGGTGGTTTTACCACGCTGATGTCCAATTACAGTAACCGGTTTGTCTTTGAATTTGGCAATACCGGCAATCAATGCTTCGTCATCCCCATAAAAACGGTCGCCATGAAATTCGATAAAATTAGTAAATAATTGCTCAATATAATCTAATGACGTTGGACGTTCAGAATGGCGGGCGATCTGAACACGATCCCACGGCTTTAACTTTCCATAAATATCATTTTCTAATCGTGCCAATCGTTTTTCCATTTTGGCAATCTCATCTGACAGGTCAATATCACTGTCTTTAGTCATAGCTTTTAGTTCTTCAATTTTCTCTCGCAATTCCACTACAGGTTTCTCAAACTCTAGCACTTGCTTCATCTGCTCCGCCTCCTATAGTATGGATCTCCAGGATCGTTCCTAATGTATCTCGCATCTCTTGTCGAGGTATTACCTTATCGATCTGACCATGCTTTAATTGAAATTCTGCCGTTTGAAAGTCTTTCGGTAATTTCTCCCGAATTGTCTGTTCAATGATACGTCTACCGGCAAAACCAATCAGAGCTCCTGGTTCTGCAAAATTATAGTCACCAATAGATGCGAAGCTAGCAGATACTCCTCCGGTTGTAGGATTGGTCATTACAGAAATAAACAAGCCTTGTTCTCGATGCAATCGTTCAATAGCGATCGATGTCTTCGCCATTTGCATTAAGCTTAGAATACCTTCCTGCATGCGAGCACCGCCTGATGCGGTGAAAATAATAATAGGCATGCGTTCTTTACGAGCACCTTCAATCGCTCGAGCAATTTTTTCGCCAACTACTGACCCCATGCTTCCCATTCGGAAACGTGCATCCATCACTGCTATAGCTGTCCGGCTGTCATGGATTTTCCCTTCACCCGTAACAACAGCCTCATTTAAGCCCGTCTTCTCACGGTCCTTGGCAATTTTCTCCTCATACTCAGGGAATTGAAGCGGATTATCAGACAAAAGATCCTGATCCCACTCTTTAAACGTCCCTTCATCAAACAGACTATTAATACGGTCATAAGCCGATATAAGATGATGATGTCCACATTCCGGACAAACATTTAGGTTTTTGTGTAAATCTTTTTGATAAAAGATTTTTTTACAGCTATCACATTTTTGCATTAAACCTTGTGGTATATCCTTTTTTGCATTTTCTCCTGGAATAGGAGTGTATTTTTTCTTTTTTCCAAATAAATCTTTCAACAATGAAGATTCCTCCTTCTCCATTCCACTATCAATATATTCATTTCATAATTTTGTTATTCTACCTGTTATCCTGTATATGTTTCATAATACTTTTATAATATGGACCCAACTGAACACCTGATTTGTTGTCCAATGAAAAATCTTCCATCAATCTCCATATCTTTAACAAAAGCTGATTACCATATGCCTCAAAAAAGACAGAAAAAAAACGATGATGCTTCTCTTCATCTGTTAACGCCTGATCATTAATAATTTCAGTTAATTGTTCAATCTGCTGATCTGTTGCCGTCATCGATGAAATAACATGATCTTCTAAAACTTGCTTCGCTTCCGCCAATTCCGATTGGGTCTTTGAATCCTGCAGTACGAAAGAAGCTAACAATCCAACCGCCTGATAGGTCTGATAATTCCGGAGATAGGTTCCTTCTCCTTGCCTCGTATCAATGATGCCTAACAATTCGATAGCACGTAATGCTTCGCGAACGGACGACCTTGCTGCATTTAGCTGAACAGAGAGCTGTCGTTCAGAAGGTAATTTATCTCCTGGCAGATAACCATCTTCCTTAATAAGACGTTGAATTTCAGTTAAAACTTGCTGGTACACCTTTGTTCGTTCTGACATTCCTTTCCCCCTGTAGCCGTCTTTACTGGTCAGACCAATTAACTATTACATTATATCAGAACCAAATATGATGTAAAGAGGCACCCTTCTATGAAGAATGCCTGATGACGACATTGCCATCTCCGAAGTATTGCTTCAACTCTTTGATCACATTCCAATTATTATCCATGTTATAATCCGCAGACATCTTAAACAGTTTGTTAGCATCTCCTTGATAGAGATAGACAGTGGAAGCACCTGGATACTTGGTTGCGAACTCACCGAGCTTTGTCATCGCCTCTTTTTGTTCTCGTTCTACCTTAATATATATTTTATCACTAGTAAATTGTTTCTCATCAAGTTGGTAAGGTTGTATGACATCCACAAGCAATTGTTTCTTCTGGTTACGCTCTTCTAAACGCCCTTCGACAAATACAAAGCTGTCTTCTTCAAGCCAATGGTTGACTTGACGAAAAACAGCGGGAAACAGAACCGCATCTAACTCTGCTGATTCATCCGCGAGCATGACAAAGGCCATCGCCTCCCCTTTTTTAGTACGAATTACCTTGAGCGATTGTACCACTGCTGCCATCTTTGTTTTTTTTTGTTTAGCTTGAATCGCCTGCTGAATGGTAATATAACCGATCTGACGTATTTTATCTCGCACTTCAGCTAATGGATGTGTCGAAACAAAGAAGCCAATCACTTCTTTTTCCATCATTAATTGGTGCATAACAGGAAATGGATCTGTTTCGGTGTAAGAGAAATCAAGCGCAAGATCTCCTTCGAATAAATGCATCTGATCATCGAATTCTTTAAAGAGTTCCCCTTGTTCCATCGCTTCATCCAGACTCGCTAACATCGTCGCCCGATTATTATGCAACTCATCAAAAGCTCCCGCGAGAATAAGTGATTCAATAATGGAACGGTTCACTTTTTGAAGCGGTACTCGAAGACAAAAATCAAATAAACTTTTGAAACGCTGGTTTTTTCTGACCTCAAATATCTCTTGGAATGCCTGATAACCGACTCCTTTAATCAAATTCAATCCAATTCTAATTCCTTGTTTCTCTGCCTTAAATTTGCCAATGCTATCATTTATCGAAGGTGGCAGTACTCGTATCTCGCGAGCCTTTGCCTCTCGCAAATAGACTTGAATCTTGTCTTGATTGCCCATTTGCGAGCTTAACATTTCGATAAAAAAGGCAATCGGATAATTAGCTTTTAAATAGGCTAATTGATAGGCAATCACACTATAAGCTACTGCGTGACTTCGGTTAAAACCGTAATTAGAGAACCGTACAATCCAATCAAAGATTTGCTCGGCAATCTGTTTGTCATAACCTTTCTGCAGACAACCATTTATGAACTTGGATTGATTGTTAATCAATGCCTCTTTATCTTTCTTACTGACCGCTCTACGTAAAATGTCTGCCTCCCCATATGAAAAACCTGCCATTACATGAACAATTTGCATTATTTGCTCCTGATAGACAAGCACTCCATATGTCTTGGCTAGAATTGGTTTTAAATCCGGATGCGGATAGCGAACTTTTTCCTTTTCATGTTTTCGGGAAACATAAGCAGGAATAAACTCCATTGGTCCCGGCCGATACAGAGCGTTAACCGCCACCACATCTTCAAATTCGGTTGGCTTCAACTCCCGTAGTACTTGTTGCATCCCTTGTGATTCTAATTGAAAAACACCATTCGTATGACCGTTTTGCAATAAGGAAAAAGTAGCCGCGTCATCAAACGGAATGTTATCTAATGAGATTCTTTGCTTATACTGCCTTTCAATTTGCTTTACAATTTTTTCAATCAGGGATAAGTTTCGCAAGCCTAGGAAATCCATTTTTAATAAGCCTATTTTTGCTAAGTCGTTCATGGCATACTGCGTAAGTGGCACTTCATTTTGTGCTGGCATTGCTGCTGCGTAGTCTACCAGTTTATCCTGACTGATGATGACCCCTGCAGCATGCGTTGATACGTGCCTTGGCAAACCTTCTAACCGATTAGCTATTTTAAACAGATTTTTTAAAGAATCTGACTGCTTAATATATTCCGTAAGCTCAGGGGCTGCTTTCAGCATTGCAGCAATCGATTGGCCGCTATCTTTCGGCAGTGATTTTAATATGTAAGCCTGGTCGCTCTCTTCAATCACAAGT is a genomic window of Gracilibacillus salinarum containing:
- the pyk gene encoding pyruvate kinase, whose protein sequence is MRRTKIVCTIGPASEAPEKLEELIKAGMNVARLNFSHGDFDEHGARIKNIRQAAKKLGKTVAILLDTKGPEIRTGVLKTGQADIVKGNTVYVSMDEIEGDEERISVTYPQLINDVHVGSKILLDDGLIALEVTEVLKESNELKTVALNSGLLKNKKGVNVPNVSVNLPGITDKDAADIKFGIEQGVDFIAASFVRRASDVLEIRGLLEEHNATQIQIVPKIENQEGVDNLDAILQVSDGLMVARGDLGVEIPPEDVPLVQKEMIFKCNNAGKPVITATQMLDSMQRNPRPTRAEASDVANAILDGTDAIMLSGETAAGDYPVEAVQTMSNIAKKAETAIDHKAMLDLRTKSSDMTITDAISQSVNHSAMNLSVDAILTPTVSGFTARMISKYRPEAPIIAVTFDEQISRRLALVWGVESIVGTLLHTTDDVLEEAIEQGLKTNHFNRGDRVIITAGVPVGESGTTNLMKVHIIGDVLAKGQGVGKGSVYGRAVTCKDADEASLKVQQDDIIVTYGTDKDMMPSIEKAGGIITQEGGLTSHAAVVGLSLGIPVIVGVENALDVINDGQDITIDAHKGDIYAGHASVL
- a CDS encoding FadR/GntR family transcriptional regulator; its protein translation is MSERTKVYQQVLTEIQRLIKEDGYLPGDKLPSERQLSVQLNAARSSVREALRAIELLGIIDTRQGEGTYLRNYQTYQAVGLLASFVLQDSKTQSELAEAKQVLEDHVISSMTATDQQIEQLTEIINDQALTDEEKHHRFFSVFFEAYGNQLLLKIWRLMEDFSLDNKSGVQLGPYYKSIMKHIQDNR
- the accD gene encoding acetyl-CoA carboxylase, carboxyltransferase subunit beta, producing the protein MLKDLFGKKKKYTPIPGENAKKDIPQGLMQKCDSCKKIFYQKDLHKNLNVCPECGHHHLISAYDRINSLFDEGTFKEWDQDLLSDNPLQFPEYEEKIAKDREKTGLNEAVVTGEGKIHDSRTAIAVMDARFRMGSMGSVVGEKIARAIEGARKERMPIIIFTASGGARMQEGILSLMQMAKTSIAIERLHREQGLFISVMTNPTTGGVSASFASIGDYNFAEPGALIGFAGRRIIEQTIREKLPKDFQTAEFQLKHGQIDKVIPRQEMRDTLGTILEIHTIGGGADEASARV
- the pfkA gene encoding 6-phosphofructokinase is translated as MKKIGVLTSGGDAPGMNAAVRAVVRKAIYHELEVYGVYNGYEGLMQGNIKKMELGSVGDIIQRGGTILYSARSEEFKTDAGQQKAIEQMRKIGIEGLIVIGGDGSFRGAEKLTQKGFPCIGVPGTIDNDIPGTDYTIGFDTALNTIVNAVDKIRDTATSHERTYVIEVMGRDAGDLALWAGLANGAETVIIPEQEESFESVVSKLQRGQERGKKHSIIILAEGVGSGVEYGKQIEKETNMDTRVTVLGHIQRGGSPSGYDRVLASRLGSKAVDLLMEGTGGRMVGIQNNVVVDHDIADVLSKKHAINMNMYTLANQLSI
- the accA gene encoding acetyl-CoA carboxylase carboxyl transferase subunit alpha is translated as MKQVLEFEKPVVELREKIEELKAMTKDSDIDLSDEIAKMEKRLARLENDIYGKLKPWDRVQIARHSERPTSLDYIEQLFTNFIEFHGDRFYGDDEALIAGIAKFKDKPVTVIGHQRGKTTKENLKHNFGMPHPEGYRKALRHMKQAEKFNRPIITFIDTKGAYPGKAAEERGQSEAIARNLMEMAGLTVPVISVVIGEGGSGGALGIGVADRIHMLENSTYSVISPEGAAALLWKDSGQAERAAKTMKITAKDLKELGVVDDVIKEPLGGAHRDVVTQALSISKVIDDSLQELEAENETTLLDKRWEKYNKIGKVRSLLEV